One Setaria viridis chromosome 3, Setaria_viridis_v4.0, whole genome shotgun sequence DNA window includes the following coding sequences:
- the LOC117847283 gene encoding uncharacterized protein, with protein MAPSPIVAEGDVALRVAVPPKNAAFGEESTVRRPGRLRVMHPHVAEFLRSPRRLARQAKKPAPEPEAEPARARYVCAFEDDEDGARGTTGVAAPGRLVWGKVRHHPWWPGQVFDAADASGFALAHRRPRRAVLVAYFWDKSFAWNEKATLCPFRAGFTRHAARCGMPPLAAAVETALDEVARRVEAALSCCCGVGGGKDEATANRQVIDNAGIREGAYGAAVDAAFARVALRGEAVVGYISALATAPLGGADRVDLAIATAQLKAFGRWRGSTRGLPEYTVVHGIDGVAVKAATGRAKRRRSSSTGGGGGDALELEDFPQPTPQQMSTKIGKLMSRAAKQMSVSPVILRANGDAPPAMPRMASCPRFEDKLPPMNNEMEHHVQVGLVLNFSSTTAVPSATHLTMIFSRFGPVKEVRTENSTALVIFKKGAHADEAFAGTAKISSISSSMISFRLTNLLPAAPIDPPQSMCVGLGSPAC; from the exons ATGGCGCCGTCTCCGATCGTAGCGGAGGGCGACGTCGCGCTGCGCGTTGCGGTTCCCCCCAAGAACGCTGCTTTCGGGGAGGAGAGCACGGTGCGGCGCCCCGGGAGGCTCCGCGTCATGCACCCGCACGTGGCGGAGTTCCTCAGGAGCCCGCGCCGCCTCGCGCGGCAGGCGAAGaagccggcgccggagccggaggccgAGCCCGCCCGCGCGCGGTACGTGTGCGCgttcgaggacgacgaggacgggGCGCGCGGCACGACCGGCGTCGCGGCGCCCGGCCGGCTGGTGTGGGGCAAGGTGCGGCACCACCCGTGGTGGCCCGGCCAGGTGTTCGACGCGGCGGACGCGTCGGGGTTCGCGCTGGCGCACCgcaggccgcgccgcgccgtcctcgtcgcctACTTCTGGGACAAGAGCTTCGCGTGGAACGAGAAGGCCACGCTCTGCCCGTTCCGCGCCGGGTTcacgcgccacgccgcccggtgCGGGATGCCCCCGCTCGCTGCCGCCGTGGAGACCGCGCTGGACGAGGTCGCGCGCCGCGTGGAGGCCGCCCTCTCGTGCTgctgcggcgtcggcggcggcaaggacgaGGCCACCGCCAACAGGCAGGTGATCGACAACGCCGGCATCCGTGAGGGCGCGTACGGTGCGGCGGTGGACGCAGCCTTCGCGCGGGTCGCGCTCCGCGGCGAGGCGGTCGTCGGGTACATCTCCGCGCTGGCCACCGCGCCGCTGGGCGGGGCAGACAGGGTCGACCTCGCCATCGCCACGGCACAGCTCAAGGCGTTCGGCCGGTGGAGGGGCTCGACGAGGGGCCTTCCCGAGTACACGGTCGTCCACGGCATCGATGGCGTCGCCGTGAAAGCTGCCACAGGGAGAGCCAAGAGGAGGAGATCATCGTcaacgggaggcggcggcggtgatg CCCTGGAATTGGAGGATTTTCCGCAGCCCACACCTCAGCAGATGTCCACAAAGATTGGGAAGCTCATGAGCCGAGCCGCGAAGCAGATGTCGGTCTCACCGGTGATCCTCAGGGCCAATGGTGATGCCCCTCCGGCGATGCCACGCATGGCAAGTTGCCCAAGGTTTGAAGACAAGCTTCCTCCAATGAACAATG AAATGGAGCATCACGTGCAAGTTGGGCTGGTGCTGAACTTCAGCAGCACCACCGCAGTGCCTTCAGCAACTCACCTCACGATGATCTTCAGCCGGTTCGGGCCTGTCAAGGAAGTCAGGACAGAGAACTCAACTGCTCTGGTGATCTTCAAGAAGGGTGCGCATGCTGATGAGGCGTTCGCAGGCACAGCCAAGATCAGCTCCATCAGCTCGTCCATGATCAGCTTTCGTCTCACTAACTTGCTTCCAGCTGCACCAATTGATCCTCCACAGAGCATGTGTGTTGGACTTGGATCCCCAGCCTGTTGA
- the LOC117848572 gene encoding interactor of constitutive active ROPs 2, chloroplastic: protein MQTSKTRNGPSDAPQRTSPRTPRASRVAKTGGNETDSAGVTPTRTPTDRSPKVTERRSPRSPITEKKRPSRLSELESKVSQLQDELKKAKEQLSSSEARRRHTQQEAEEAKKQEQAATSKLEDLQRQLDEYSTAEESRLQELRKISQERDRAWESELEAVQKQQSVDATALNSAMSEIQRLKQQLEATSESDAARAKQCEYAEAEIEGLKQEMEIRLATIEGLKVNVGESDKAAAEANAVATEAKQQLETARTTIDSLIAEGVRMQECLRSKDMELNESKAHIVLLEEDLKKAQKMANTEVSFGDPEPEALKKVVTGDGNGFCDSSDQEIEHLRTALEVAEIRYQEEQTRMTIETKTAYEMLENMKAEYTRRVGELELELKNKNDALMEATATACAAGKVQQDPHKSDAMQPELEAKLMRSITDIAELKASLMDKENALQSLAEENETLKTQAGRTEAELQQKYEVAVAELELAKAAEQDVRMRLGLVTEEADKSSRRAARASEQLDAAQAASGEMEAELRRLRVQSDQWRKAAEAAAAALSVPCGGDNNGVGRTVERMGSLEPEYNNSIGGKLMSSPFSDEVDEGSPKRRNSGSVLRRMSGLWKKSPK from the exons ATGCAGACTTCAAAAACAAG GAATGGGCCTTCAGATGCCCCGCAGAGGACTTCTCCAAGGACACCACGGGCATCTCGTGTGGCCAAAACTGGAGGGAATGAAACTGATTCTGCAGGAGTTACCCCGACAAGAACACCTACAGACAGGAGTCCTAAGGTCACTGAGCGGCGGTCTCCACGAAGCCCAATTACTGAG AAGAAGCGCCCAAGTAGGCTATCTGAACTGGAATCCAAGGTCAGCCAGCTGCAAGATGAACTGAAGAAGGCCAAGGAGCAGCTTAGCTCATCGGAGGCACGAAGGCGCCACACACAGCAGGAGGCTGAGGAAGCAAAAAAGCAAGAGCAGGCTGCAACCTCGAAGCTGGAGGACTTGCAGCGCCAGCTTGACGAGTACTCAACAGCAGAGGAATCCCGTCTCCAGGAGCTGCGCAAGATCTCACAGGAGCGTGACCGTGCCTGGGAGTCAGAGCTCGAGGCTGTGCAGAAGCAGCAGTCAGTAGATGCCACTGCACTCAACTCGGCCATGTCTGAGATTCAGAGGCTTAAGCAGCAGCTGGAAGCCACATCAGAGTCTGACGCAGCCCGTGCTAAGCAATGCGAGTATGCAGAAGCTGAGATCGAGGGCCTAAAGCAGGAGATGGAGATCCGCCTGGCGACCATCGAGGGTCTGAAGGTAAATGTTGGTGAGAGTGACAAGGCTGCAGCTGAGGCGAATGCCGTGGCAACTGAGGCCAAGCAGCAGCTGGAGACAGCAAGAACCACCATTGACTCGCTCATAGCTGAGGGTGTCCGAATGCAAGAGTGCCTGAGGTCAAAGGACATGGAGCTCAATGAGTCCAAGGCTCACATAGTGTTGCTAGAGGAAGATCTGAAGAAGGCACAGAAAATGGCCAATACCGAAGTCAGCTTTGGCGACCCTGAGCCTGAAGCCCTGAAGAAGGTGGTGACTGGTGATGGCAATGGGTTCTGTGACAGTTCTGACCAGGAGATTGAGCACTTGCGGACTGCGCTTGAGGTGGCTGAGATAAGGTACCAGGAGGAGCAAACTCGGATGACTATTGAGACGAAGACAGCATATGAGATGTTGGAGAATATGAAGGCTGAGTACACGCGCAGAGTGGGCGAGCTTGAGCTTGAGCTGAAGAACAAGAACGACGCACTCATGGAAGCAACGGCCACAGCCTGTGCTGCGGGCAAAGTGCAGCAGGACCCTCATAAATCAGATGCCATGCAGCCTGAGCTGGAGGCCAAGCTGATGAGGTCGATCACGGACATTGCTGAGTTGAAGGCAAGCCTGATGGACAAGGAGAACGCGCTGCAGAGCCTGGCGGAGGAGAATGAGACCCTCAAGACTCAGGCTGGCAGGACAGAGGCCGAGCTGCAGCAGAAGtatgaggtggcggtggcggagctggagctggcCAAGGCTGCAGAGCAGGACGTGCGGATGCGGCTGGGCCTGGTCACCGAGGAGGCCGACAAGAGCAGCCGGCGTGCGGCCCGGGCCTCCGAGCAGCTGGACGCCGCGCAGGCCGCGAGTGGGGAGATGGAGGCGGAGCTACGCCGGCTGCGCGTGCAATCCGACCAATGGCGCAAGGCTGCCGAGGCTGCCGCGGCCGCTCTGTCCGTCCCTTGCGGCGGGGATAACAACGGCGTCGGGAGGACAGTGGAGCGCATGGGGTCACTGGAGCCAGAGTACAACAACTCCATCGGCGGGAAGCTGATGAGCTCGCCGTTCTCAGACGAGGTGGATGAGGGGTCCCCGAAGCGGCGCAACAGCGGCAGCGTGCTGCGCAGGATGAGCGGGCTCTGGAAGAAGAGCCCCAAGTGA